The DNA segment ACGCCTGGAGTGACGCGGGCTCACCGGGCCCCGGTGAGAGTATCCAGTATGAGGTGAGGGAAAATGGAAGAGAAGATGTTTACTCCCGGCGGCATGGAGCGCCTGCAGGCCACGAGCGACCGGGAGAATATCCCGTATCCCCGTGGGGACGGCAAAGTCAAACTGGTGAACTCGGAGTGGCTGGACCGCCACTTAACCGACACAAACCTGACGGTCATCGACGTTCAGCCGAATATACACGACTACATCCAGGAGCACGTCCCCGGTGCCGTCTACCTGACCGAAGGCGTCCTGCGGGTATCAAACCGCGGCTTCCCGGGGTCGTACAGCCCGAACGCCTGCATCCAGGAGTCGTTCCGGCGTGCAGGCATTACGGCCGACTCCCCGGTCGTCGTCTATACCGGGAAAGGCGCGTTCTCCGGCGCGGGCGACGGGCTCGGGCAGACGATGATGGCCTACACCCTGGCGAAATACGGCCACAACGCCGTGTACATCCTCGACGGCGGGATTGACGCGTGGAAGAGCGAGGGGCGGGAACTCTCGCAGGACTACCCCCCGGTCGAACCGTCGGATTTCACCGTCGAGGTCCGGGACGACTACCCCATCGGGTACGAGGAGTTCGTGCGGATCAAGGACAACGACGATGTGGTCGTGCTCGATGCACGCCCGGCAAAGGTCTATGAAGGGAAGGGGCCCTGGCGGAAGGCCGGGCATATCCCCGGTGCCGTCAACCTGCCCTGGAAGAGCCTGATGCACGAGGCGAACCCGGCCCGGCTTAAATCCAACGACGAACTCGACATGATCCTGGAAGAGCACGGCGTCGACCGGAGCAAAACGGTCATCTGCTCGTGCGGGACCGGAAGGGAAGCCACGAACGAGTTCGTCCTCTTAAAGTGGCTCTACCTCTACCCGAACGTTCGGATCTACGAGGGATCGTTCACCGAGTGGGTTACCTACCCGGACAACCCGGTCGTAGAGGGGTCGGATCCCCGAGGGGCGAGAGTCGAGACGGCTTCTGCACGGTAATCCTTAAACGTCCGGGCAACCGGCCAAAACCTTTATTTTCTATATTTCCCAAACAGAAACCATTAAATATTACAATGCACTAGATAGACCTAGAGAGATTTGGATTCACACAAGACACTTCCCCCCTTGACGTCGTCTTTTTGTGTATCCTCTTCTCTCTAAAAGCGACGGGCCGGAGCTCGAGAAAACGCGAAGCGTTTTCGAGTTGCGAGGTTCCGCAGGAACCGAGCAGGAGCACCGTCAAGGTGCGACTTGCGACTGCCGGAACGGCAAGAGCACCGCAGGCACGAAACCGCATTTCTTCCGGGATTACCGTCCACCGGCAGGCAGGTCTCCGCGACGCACCGCCGCGTTTTGCCGAGCAAGAACGTCTTCAGGACCGCCGATTCTTTGATAACCCGACATCTCCCGTATCCAGGCAACATTTATGTTCATCCGTCACCATTACACTCTTCGTGGATAGTACTGTCGCCGGGATCGCCCCCGTAGACGATGAAGAGCCCGGCGATCACACGATGGGGGACGCCTTGTCGACATTTCTCACCCTGGAATACCCGTATTGCTACGTAGCGGAGCACTGCCTCCGTGCGCCTGCCGACTGTTATGGTGCAGCATCCGCCTTTGCAGGATCGGCTCCCGGGGAGAGTCTGCGGCCGGGCACACGGCATGAAACAGACCAGGCGCGGGAACTTGCGCGCATCGGCGGAGCCGCCGACGGCCGGACGGAGACATGAAGAAGATCGTCGTTCACGTGCGGGAGGACGGGCACGAGAAGATAGAAGAAGTTCTCGAGGGCCTCCATTACACGATATCGCTCGTTCAGGACATCTACCAGATCACCATATACACGCCGGAGGAGAACCTCGACGACCTGATCGAGAAGATCCAGGCCGTACTGGACCTGCGGTACAACGAGAACATAATCGAGGTATCGACGCCGGAGTTCGTCATCTCGTCGCTCCTGAAACGTGCCGAGAAGAAGGTCGAGAAAAAGGAAGAGAAGACACCGGTCGAGAAACTGCTTGACACCGTTAAGGATTATGGAACCCTGGATCTCGAAAAGTTGTCGTTGACGTCCATCGCCGGACTGGTAGCCCTCTCCGGCCTGCTCCTCGACAACCAGACGATCATCATCGGGGCGATGCTCCTCTCCCCGATCATGGGCCCGATCTACGGGTTCTCCGTCTATGCCGCGCTCGGCAGGATCGAGAACGCCATGCGCTGCCTCGGCGTGCTCGCGGCGCTGCTCCTGGGTGTCCTCGTCCTCTCCGCAATCGCCAGTTTCCTGATCAACCTCGTCATACCGCTCACGATGACCGACGAGATCGCCACGCGCCTCGTGGTGAACCCCATCTACACGATAATGGCGGTGCTCCTCGGATTCGCGGCGGTGGTGGCGTTCAACCGGGGCACGTCAGAGGTGATCGCCGGCGTCGCCATCGCTGCCGCCATCATCCCGCCGACGGTGGTGGCCGGCCTTGTTCTGGTGCTCCAGCCCATGAGCCTGATCACTACTGCGCTGCTGGTGGCCGGGCAGGTTGTCGGGCTGATAGCCGGGGCGCTCGTCGC comes from the Methanoculleus marisnigri JR1 genome and includes:
- a CDS encoding sulfurtransferase codes for the protein MEEKMFTPGGMERLQATSDRENIPYPRGDGKVKLVNSEWLDRHLTDTNLTVIDVQPNIHDYIQEHVPGAVYLTEGVLRVSNRGFPGSYSPNACIQESFRRAGITADSPVVVYTGKGAFSGAGDGLGQTMMAYTLAKYGHNAVYILDGGIDAWKSEGRELSQDYPPVEPSDFTVEVRDDYPIGYEEFVRIKDNDDVVVLDARPAKVYEGKGPWRKAGHIPGAVNLPWKSLMHEANPARLKSNDELDMILEEHGVDRSKTVICSCGTGREATNEFVLLKWLYLYPNVRIYEGSFTEWVTYPDNPVVEGSDPRGARVETASAR
- a CDS encoding TIGR00341 family protein, yielding MKKIVVHVREDGHEKIEEVLEGLHYTISLVQDIYQITIYTPEENLDDLIEKIQAVLDLRYNENIIEVSTPEFVISSLLKRAEKKVEKKEEKTPVEKLLDTVKDYGTLDLEKLSLTSIAGLVALSGLLLDNQTIIIGAMLLSPIMGPIYGFSVYAALGRIENAMRCLGVLAALLLGVLVLSAIASFLINLVIPLTMTDEIATRLVVNPIYTIMAVLLGFAAVVAFNRGTSEVIAGVAIAAAIIPPTVVAGLVLVLQPMSLITTALLVAGQVVGLIAGALVAVTVLKIKPRDTRDQNIARRYMTWSVAMIVLLIVLLLWISWLMWS